Proteins encoded in a region of the Engystomops pustulosus unplaced genomic scaffold, aEngPut4.maternal MAT_SCAFFOLD_106, whole genome shotgun sequence genome:
- the LOC140107048 gene encoding tyrosinase-like produces MFSLAIFLAFCLCFVESQFPRVCTSDAAFRTKTCCPLWKDKSPCGSLSGRGKCRDWIDYTGRTLPMYNDDRLDWPRHYYDYTCECFGNYSGFDCGDCKYGYQGENCDRKKIIIRREIRELSPLEQKRLFSYLALAKTTKSQDYVILSTGDRHHRETYRFVDASLYDVFVWMHYYSMKPIMINNTFIPNLNFAHQGPVFPGWHRLNLLFLERQIQLMTRDEDFAIPYYDWRGDKNCSICTDELLGTNDDQGLLNPYSHFSFWKAICSGFNFPDEYCPLADSEYKMERLQRKPGTTPSAPYLPTYEDVENTLKLREFDTPPYNETSLHSFRNALEGFLSSDGVTLQRSMHNLVHIYMGGTMSQIPISSNDPIFLLHHSFVDKIFEAWIGRYDGSPLTYPENDQVGQGPDDCSTPFFPCYKNKDLILASTEFGYQFSSFSGKL; encoded by the exons ATGTTTAGCCTCGCCATCTTCCTTGCCTTTTGCCTTTGCTTTGTGGAGAGCCAGTTCCCCAGAGTCTGTACATCTGATGCTGCTTTTCGTACCAAGACTTGTTGCCCACTCTGGAAGGACAAAAGTCCATGCGGCTCCTTGTCAGGCCGTGGGAAATGTAGAGATTGGATAGATTACACAGGAAGGACGCTTCCCATGTACAATGATGACCGCCTGGACTGGCCAAGACACTATTATGACTACACCTGTGAGTGCTTTGGAAACTACAGTGGATTTGATTGTGGCGACTGCAAATATGGCTACCAGGGTGAGAATTGTGACCGGAAGAAGATAATCATCAGAAGAGAGATCCGAGAACTGTCACCTCTAGAGCAGAAGAGACTGTTCAGTTACCTGGCCTTGGCCAAGACCACAAAGAGTCAAGACTATGTAATCCTGAGCACTGGAGACCGACACCATCGGGAGACCTACCGGTTTGTGGACGCCTCTCTCTATGATGTCTTTGTTTGGATGCATTATTACTCCATGAAGCCCATCATGATCAACAACACATTCATTCCTAATCTGAACTTTGCTCACCAGGGACCAGTGTTCCCTGGATGGCATCGGCTAAATCTCCTGTTCTTAGAAAGACAAATCCAGCTGATGACAAGAGATGAGGACTTTGCCATCCCATACTATGACTGGAGGGGGGATAAGAACTGCTCCATTTGTACTGATGAACTTTTGGGGACTAATGATGACCAGGGCCTTCTCAATCCCTACTCACACTTCTCTTTTTGGAAG GCAATCTGCAGTGGATTCAATTTTCCTGATGAGTATTGTCCATTAGCGGACAGTGAGTATAAGATGGAGAGACTGCAGCGGAAGCCGGGCACCACACCGTCTGCCCCCTACCTGCCTACATATGAGGATGTGGAAAACACATTGAAGCTAAGAGAGTTTGATACTCCCCCTTACAATGAGACGTCTCTTCACAGCTTCAGAAATGCCCTGGAAG GTTTCTTATCTTCAGATGGGGTGACCTTACAGAGAAGCATGCACAATCTGGTGCACATTTACATGGGAGGCACCATGTCCCAGATCCCCATCTCCAGTAATGACCCCATATTTTTATTACATCACAGCTTTGTGGACAA GATTTTTGAAGCCTGGATTGGCCGTTATGATGGCTCGCCTCTGACATATCCTGAAAACGACCAGGTTGGACAGGGTCCAGATGACTGTTCAACACCCTTCTTCCCATGTTACAAGAACAAGGATCTTATCCTTGCATCTACTGAATTTGGTTATCAATTTTCCTCCTTTTCTGGGAAATTGTGA